The segment CGAGGGCGTGCTATACTGCCGGCACCCGGCAATAAGGCGAACGGGACCCGTATGGAAGGACTTCACAAAGCATTCAGCCGGCTCCGCTGGAAGCTGGCGCTCAGCTACACGCTTGTCACCGTTGCGGTGCTTGCCGCCCTGGAGGCGACCGTTCTCGCTATCGCTGGCGTCGTCCTCATCGTGATCGTGGGCCGGATGCCCGAGGTCGTTGCGGAAGAGATGAAGACTGAGGTGGCCCCGCAACTTCGTCAGTTTCTGGACGGCGAGACGCCGGATATGGCGGGAGTCTACGAGTGGCTGGACCGAGTAAGGCGCGACGGGCTGGAGACGAGGGACGGCGACAGGTCGTTCGACCTGGCCGGGGAGGACGTGCGAAAGCCGGAGGTGCGAATCCTCGTATTCGACGCTCAAGGTCGCCTGCTGGGCACGGACGACATTGAGGCGCCGCTTCCCGTGCCGGAGCCCTTCAACCCGGCGGAAGTCCCTGGCCTTCAGGAAGGACTCGGCGCGGCCCTGGCCGGCGAAAGAGACCCGGCCGTGCTTTCCGCGCGTCCACGGAGCGGCGCGCGCATGGTGGCTGTTCCGATAGCCGGCGAGTCCGGCCAGGTCATCGGTGCGCTGGCCCTTGCGACGCCGGACATCAGCTACCTGGGCGCGTTGGGGCCATTCGGGGCGCTGTTGATCGGCAGCGTGGTTGTTTTCACTATCGCCGCCGGCCTCATTGGGACGCTTTTCGGACTGATTGCGGCCCGTGGGCTGACTCGCAGGCTCGCGGCGGTGTCCGCGGCCGCGAATGAATGGGGTCGAGGCAACTTCTCACCAAGGATCTCGGACGGCTCAGGCGACGAGCTTGGCCAGCTTGGAAGGCAGCTTGACCGGATGTCGGCCGAGCTTGAGGAACTCATCGCCGCCCGGCAGAAGCTGTCCACGATGGACGAACGCAACAGGCTGGCGCGTGACCTCCACGATAGCGTGAAGCAGCAGGTCTTCGCGATCAGCATGAACCTGGGCGCGGCGCAGGCGCTGTGGGAGACCGACCGCGAGGCCGCGCGAAGACGGCTTGTCGAATCGTTTGAGCTCGCCCGTCAAAGCCAGATGGAGCTGGCAGCGATAATCCAGACGCTGCGGCCGATCGGGCTGGATGGCAAGCCGCTTGCTGAGGCAGTCTCGGGGCTGCTCGAGCGCATCCGGGCGCAGGGGGCGATCGCCGCCTCGCTGGAACTGGATGGGGATATAGTGATCGACCGGGAGGCTGAGGATGCCCTCTACAGGTTAGCGCAAGAGGCGCTTGCGAAAGTGGTCCGCCACAGCAGGGCTACGCACGTTCGACTGACACTAACGGCGCGCCCCTCCGGCATTCACACGGAGATCGCAGACAACGGAAAAGGCTTCGACACCGGCGCGAGCTTCGACGGAGTGGGCCTGAAGTCAATGGCTGAGCGAATGGAGACGATCGGAGGCAACCTGAGCGTGACGAGCGGCGCTCAAGGGACGTCCGTGGTGGCCGTGGCGCCGGCGCGGAAAGGACCTGGGAATGGCTGAAAGAGTGACTGTAATCATCGCGGACGACCATAAACTGGTCAGGGACGGCATCCGGGCTTTCCTCTCCACACAGCCGGACATCGATATCGTGGGAGAGGCGACTCACGGCGAGGAGGCGGTGCGGATGGCCCGGGAGCGGGTGCCGGATGTGGTGCTCATGGACCTCTCCATGCCCGTGATGGACGGTATTGCCGCGACCCAGCGGGTGCGCCAGGTGAGCCCAAGGACCCAGGTGGTCGTGCTCACGTCGTTTCACGACGATTCCCACGTGTTT is part of the SAR202 cluster bacterium genome and harbors:
- a CDS encoding HAMP domain-containing protein, with the protein product MEGLHKAFSRLRWKLALSYTLVTVAVLAALEATVLAIAGVVLIVIVGRMPEVVAEEMKTEVAPQLRQFLDGETPDMAGVYEWLDRVRRDGLETRDGDRSFDLAGEDVRKPEVRILVFDAQGRLLGTDDIEAPLPVPEPFNPAEVPGLQEGLGAALAGERDPAVLSARPRSGARMVAVPIAGESGQVIGALALATPDISYLGALGPFGALLIGSVVVFTIAAGLIGTLFGLIAARGLTRRLAAVSAAANEWGRGNFSPRISDGSGDELGQLGRQLDRMSAELEELIAARQKLSTMDERNRLARDLHDSVKQQVFAISMNLGAAQALWETDREAARRRLVESFELARQSQMELAAIIQTLRPIGLDGKPLAEAVSGLLERIRAQGAIAASLELDGDIVIDREAEDALYRLAQEALAKVVRHSRATHVRLTLTARPSGIHTEIADNGKGFDTGASFDGVGLKSMAERMETIGGNLSVTSGAQGTSVVAVAPARKGPGNG